In Candidatus Eremiobacterota bacterium, a single window of DNA contains:
- a CDS encoding glycosyltransferase: MKEKEREARQLKNWTLGILTVTLFIVALISYTLVTRKLTCFQATLVFLTYYGMLTMAFCLFLRHYEPLRNDFYRPFVSIIVPAKNEEQVIEATVRSLAGLNYRKGNRPHFEIIVVDDSSRDGTSLILERLRNEFPMLMPLRRDGGAPGKSAVLNFGLSHSKGEVIAIFDADSRVEPDFLKKTVPYLFEPHVAGVQGRVRITNASENILTLLQEDEFATYAHMFQISKDIFGGVMILAGNGQVTKRSALEDAGGWNEKSATDDMDLTMKFLLEGKMVRYCRDAVVWQEGISHPRPFLRQRIRWAEGMLKCLYDYMFPVFASKKISFIKKCDSLIGLFRIVAPLLVWMCYLETALVYLCGWIFTTTLPDPLINSLPWVFAIVMGGGMLKFVDRPNLSMLIRVPIYWGYNFFWMLAVPVGFLNCIKNMHTVQWDKTEHRGAAVASAVSAPPSAAAGE, translated from the coding sequence ATGAAGGAAAAGGAGCGGGAAGCCCGGCAGCTTAAGAACTGGACCCTCGGGATTCTCACGGTCACCCTGTTCATCGTGGCCCTCATCTCCTATACCCTTGTCACCAGGAAGCTCACCTGCTTCCAGGCGACGCTGGTCTTTCTCACTTACTACGGCATGCTCACCATGGCTTTCTGCCTGTTCCTCCGCCATTATGAGCCCCTTCGGAACGATTTCTACCGGCCCTTTGTCTCCATCATCGTGCCGGCCAAGAACGAGGAGCAGGTCATCGAGGCGACGGTGCGGTCCCTGGCAGGCCTCAACTACCGCAAGGGGAACAGGCCTCATTTCGAGATTATCGTCGTCGATGACTCGTCGCGGGACGGGACATCGCTCATCCTGGAAAGGCTGAGAAACGAATTCCCCATGCTCATGCCCCTCAGGCGCGACGGCGGCGCGCCGGGAAAATCGGCGGTGCTGAACTTCGGCCTGTCCCACTCGAAAGGCGAGGTCATCGCCATCTTTGACGCCGACTCCCGCGTGGAGCCCGATTTTCTGAAGAAAACTGTGCCCTACCTCTTTGAGCCCCACGTGGCGGGCGTCCAGGGGAGGGTCCGGATCACCAACGCCTCGGAGAACATCCTCACGCTGCTCCAGGAAGACGAGTTCGCCACCTATGCCCACATGTTCCAGATTTCCAAGGATATTTTCGGCGGCGTCATGATCCTCGCGGGGAACGGGCAGGTGACGAAGCGCTCGGCCCTTGAGGATGCCGGGGGATGGAACGAGAAGTCCGCCACCGACGACATGGACCTCACGATGAAGTTCCTCCTCGAGGGGAAGATGGTGCGCTACTGCCGCGATGCCGTGGTGTGGCAGGAAGGGATAAGCCATCCCCGGCCCTTCCTTCGCCAGCGCATCAGGTGGGCCGAGGGGATGCTCAAATGCCTCTACGACTATATGTTTCCCGTCTTTGCGAGCAAAAAGATATCTTTTATCAAGAAATGTGACAGCCTTATCGGGCTTTTCCGCATAGTAGCGCCCCTTCTTGTCTGGATGTGCTACCTCGAGACAGCCCTTGTGTATCTCTGCGGGTGGATCTTTACGACGACGCTCCCCGATCCCCTCATCAACTCGCTCCCCTGGGTATTCGCCATAGTGATGGGAGGGGGCATGCTCAAGTTTGTGGACCGCCCGAACCTTTCCATGCTCATCAGGGTGCCCATCTACTGGGGCTACAACTTCTTCTGGATGCTTGCCGTGCCGGTGGGATTCCTTAACTGCATCAAGAACATGCACACCGTGCAGTGGGACAAGACGGAGCACCGCGGCGCCGCCGTCGCTTCGGCCGTTTCCGCCCCTCCCTCGGCAGCGGCCGGCGAATAG
- a CDS encoding radical SAM protein, translating into MAEKELFEEQAAQGRLDDAGEFPSVVLLDTTSHCNLRCSMCVHRTMKRKRGVMAWDLFTKLIDEIALEDPTVRVWMVFFGEALILRRRKPSIFDMLAYAKRKGLTDVVLNSNLNILEGDDPYRLIESGLDAIYVGIDAATAETYGKLRVGGDFNRAVRNVERLIEAKRERASEKPGVFVQFVEMDSNCHEKDDFISYWTARGAQVKIRPKVSWGGLIEASNLVMGPEERWPCYWAMRTMSVTDAGKVVTCAVDLDAAFIAGDVTLSSMKQIWNTTLKDLREKHEAGLFSELPGICRNCRDWQSARADYYRQGTGAALSPAQ; encoded by the coding sequence ATGGCTGAGAAAGAGCTCTTTGAAGAGCAGGCGGCCCAGGGGAGGCTTGACGACGCAGGGGAGTTCCCCTCCGTGGTGCTCCTTGACACGACAAGCCACTGCAACCTCCGCTGCTCCATGTGCGTCCACCGCACCATGAAAAGGAAGCGCGGCGTCATGGCCTGGGATCTCTTCACGAAGCTTATTGACGAGATCGCCCTGGAGGACCCCACGGTGAGGGTCTGGATGGTCTTTTTCGGCGAGGCCCTCATCCTGCGGCGCCGGAAGCCCTCGATATTCGATATGCTCGCCTATGCGAAGCGGAAGGGCCTCACCGACGTGGTCCTGAACTCCAACCTGAACATCCTCGAGGGCGACGACCCTTACCGCCTTATTGAATCAGGGCTTGACGCCATCTACGTGGGCATCGATGCCGCAACGGCGGAGACCTACGGGAAGCTTCGCGTGGGGGGAGACTTCAACCGAGCCGTGAGAAACGTGGAGCGCCTCATTGAGGCAAAGAGGGAGCGGGCAAGCGAAAAACCCGGGGTCTTTGTGCAGTTCGTGGAGATGGATTCAAACTGCCATGAAAAAGATGATTTCATAAGCTACTGGACTGCAAGGGGAGCCCAGGTGAAGATAAGGCCCAAGGTGAGCTGGGGCGGCTTGATTGAGGCTTCCAACCTGGTGATGGGCCCCGAGGAGCGCTGGCCCTGCTACTGGGCAATGCGCACCATGTCCGTCACCGACGCGGGAAAAGTGGTGACCTGCGCCGTCGATCTTGACGCCGCCTTTATCGCCGGCGACGTCACCCTCTCGAGCATGAAGCAGATATGGAACACCACGCTGAAGGACCTGCGTGAAAAGCATGAAGCCGGGCTTTTTTCCGAGCTTCCCGGCATCTGCCGGAACTGCCGCGACTGGCAGTCCGCCCGGGCCGACTACTACCGCCAGGGCACCGGCGCGGCTCTTTCCCCGGCACAGTGA
- the asnB gene encoding asparagine synthase (glutamine-hydrolyzing): MCGISGVFGARREDLIRRMLGRIAHRGPDDEYYVLRDGATLGARRLSIIDLESGRQPLGNEEGTVFVAQNGEIYNFPELKEKLLARGHRFRTRSDTEVLVHLYEEKGLKFVDDLQGMFAIALWDEREKKGMLVRDRPGKKPLYYLHLGNALYFASEIKCLLEVPEYRRELEYRALHHYLGYKHTPCPLTIFRNIFMLPPAHYLVFHGEENRIALERYWEIDFQYLPGADDMPEEALAGELIKVLEKAVKRRLISDVPIGFFLSGGLDSSLSTAIAATESPGRIKTFTLTYPEGKANTGKFEDQLFARRISEQYGTEHHEECIDMSDFCEEFPRIISHFDEPFAGVVSTYFLARLIAKHVKVALSGDGADELFGSYLSHRLAYPLHNLGLWGKTGEERFRDFTPFENQMPYLESLYEPEEWRWRAKLLVFSDEEKERLYSGAVNRRFMGAPTSEHLRNYFSSLGSKDPLNRILEAEFYSFLPDQVLAFVDRLSMAHSLEVRTAYLDHEFISLAFCISGMLKRKSGEVKYILKKAALKYLPADLVFRKKEGFVLPINLWLLEDMESYVKDILSAKRLALHGLFDGAYVKGLIEEFYHGKRDLANKVLTLLAFQVWYEGYMEGPH; the protein is encoded by the coding sequence ATGTGCGGCATAAGCGGAGTCTTCGGCGCCCGCCGCGAGGACCTCATCAGGCGGATGCTCGGCAGGATCGCCCACCGCGGCCCCGATGACGAGTACTACGTGCTCCGCGACGGCGCGACGCTGGGCGCGAGGCGCCTTTCCATCATCGACCTGGAGAGCGGCCGCCAGCCCCTTGGAAACGAGGAGGGCACCGTTTTTGTCGCCCAGAACGGCGAGATCTACAATTTTCCTGAGCTCAAGGAAAAGCTCCTCGCCCGGGGCCACCGATTCAGGACCAGGAGCGACACCGAGGTGCTGGTGCACCTCTACGAGGAGAAGGGCCTGAAGTTCGTGGATGACCTCCAGGGCATGTTCGCCATCGCCCTCTGGGATGAAAGAGAGAAAAAAGGCATGCTGGTGAGGGACAGGCCGGGGAAAAAGCCCCTCTACTACCTGCATCTTGGAAATGCCCTTTACTTCGCCTCGGAGATCAAGTGCCTGCTTGAAGTGCCTGAATACAGGAGGGAGCTGGAATACAGGGCCCTTCACCACTACCTGGGCTACAAGCACACGCCCTGCCCTCTCACCATATTCAGGAATATCTTCATGCTCCCGCCGGCCCATTACCTGGTGTTCCATGGTGAAGAGAACAGGATAGCGCTTGAGCGGTACTGGGAGATTGACTTTCAGTACCTCCCCGGGGCCGATGATATGCCTGAAGAGGCCCTGGCGGGCGAGCTTATCAAGGTCCTGGAGAAAGCCGTGAAAAGGAGGCTGATCAGCGACGTGCCCATAGGGTTTTTCCTCTCCGGCGGCCTGGATTCGTCGCTTTCCACGGCCATCGCCGCCACGGAGTCGCCGGGCAGGATAAAGACCTTCACCCTTACGTACCCCGAGGGGAAGGCCAATACGGGAAAATTCGAGGATCAGCTCTTCGCGAGGAGGATATCGGAGCAGTACGGGACGGAGCACCACGAAGAGTGCATCGACATGAGCGACTTCTGCGAGGAGTTTCCCCGCATCATCTCCCATTTTGACGAGCCCTTCGCCGGCGTGGTCTCCACGTATTTCCTGGCGCGCCTGATCGCGAAGCATGTGAAGGTGGCCCTCTCGGGCGACGGCGCCGACGAGCTTTTCGGGAGCTACCTCTCCCACAGGCTCGCCTATCCCCTCCACAACCTGGGGCTCTGGGGAAAGACCGGAGAAGAGCGCTTCAGGGACTTTACCCCCTTCGAGAACCAGATGCCTTACCTGGAGAGCCTCTACGAGCCCGAGGAATGGCGCTGGAGGGCCAAGCTCCTCGTTTTCTCCGATGAAGAGAAGGAGCGCCTTTATTCAGGGGCCGTCAACAGGCGTTTTATGGGGGCCCCTACCTCAGAGCACCTGAGAAACTATTTCTCCTCCCTGGGCTCGAAAGACCCCTTGAACAGGATCCTTGAGGCTGAGTTTTATTCATTTCTCCCGGACCAGGTCCTCGCCTTCGTGGACCGCCTCTCGATGGCCCACTCGCTTGAGGTGAGAACGGCGTACCTTGACCATGAGTTTATCTCCCTGGCCTTCTGCATCAGCGGGATGCTCAAGAGGAAGTCGGGCGAGGTGAAATATATCCTGAAGAAGGCCGCTTTGAAATATCTTCCCGCCGATCTCGTCTTCAGGAAGAAGGAGGGCTTCGTGCTCCCCATCAACCTCTGGCTCCTCGAGGATATGGAGTCCTATGTGAAGGACATCCTGAGCGCGAAGCGCCTCGCCCTCCACGGCCTCTTTGACGGCGCTTATGTGAAGGGCCTCATTGAAGAGTTTTACCATGGGAAGAGGGACCTGGCCAACAAGGTGCTGACCCTGCTGGCCTTCCAGGTCTGGTATGAAGGGTACATGGAAGGCCCCCATTAA
- a CDS encoding radical SAM protein, giving the protein MDMERENNEIEHTQEEYGIRLEAMDFPMMSVLSFVYVCNARCPNCPYTNSAIRHDYEDRPLMAEETFRRIADECGSYGAWVRISGGGEPMLHPQAVELFEYAKKAGAKVGIITNGSRFDEESTARILSAGVDMVEFSVDAADEENYGRVRPGLSWERLIANVKRFVALRNEMKSPTKIIASGVNQKGIDIEKVAAFWEPLVDTFQKRKYLTWGINDPSYSADETPYLPPEERVPCPFLFERLNIDSRGKVMVCGFDIAAVTDMGNVHQKPIREIWHGEGFKHYRDLHLSRRGHHLALCRECPDWKYRSWKHNYWKVVEHAEERRRERLTPDE; this is encoded by the coding sequence ATGGATATGGAGAGAGAGAATAATGAGATAGAGCATACCCAGGAGGAGTACGGCATAAGGCTCGAGGCCATGGACTTTCCCATGATGAGCGTCCTCTCCTTTGTCTATGTATGCAATGCCCGGTGCCCCAACTGCCCCTACACCAACTCGGCGATCCGCCATGACTACGAGGACCGCCCCCTCATGGCGGAAGAGACTTTCAGGAGAATAGCCGATGAGTGCGGCTCTTACGGCGCCTGGGTGAGAATCTCGGGGGGCGGCGAGCCCATGCTCCACCCCCAGGCCGTGGAGCTTTTTGAGTACGCGAAGAAGGCCGGGGCGAAGGTGGGCATCATCACCAACGGCTCCCGCTTTGACGAGGAGTCAACCGCGAGAATTCTCTCGGCCGGCGTGGACATGGTGGAGTTCTCCGTTGACGCCGCCGATGAGGAGAATTACGGCCGCGTGAGGCCGGGCCTCTCATGGGAGAGGCTCATCGCGAATGTGAAGCGCTTCGTGGCGCTCCGCAATGAGATGAAGAGCCCGACGAAGATAATCGCGAGCGGCGTGAACCAGAAAGGCATCGACATAGAGAAGGTGGCGGCCTTCTGGGAGCCCCTCGTCGATACCTTCCAGAAGCGGAAGTACCTCACATGGGGGATAAACGATCCCTCGTACTCGGCCGATGAGACGCCCTATCTTCCTCCCGAGGAGAGGGTCCCCTGCCCCTTCCTTTTCGAGCGCCTCAATATAGACTCCCGGGGGAAGGTGATGGTCTGCGGCTTCGATATCGCGGCCGTCACCGACATGGGGAACGTCCATCAGAAGCCCATCAGGGAGATCTGGCATGGCGAAGGCTTCAAGCACTACCGTGACCTGCATCTCTCGAGGCGGGGCCACCACCTGGCCCTCTGCCGCGAGTGCCCCGACTGGAAGTACCGCTCATGGAAGCACAATTACTGGAAGGTAGTGGAGCATGCCGAGGAGCGCCGCCGTGAGCGCCTTACCCCCGATGAATAG
- a CDS encoding DUF2723 domain-containing protein encodes MFPKRAIIWALGLFLVLFSLYAFFLCPTVAAGDSAELATAAYTLGVAHPPGYPLFTMLGKLFTFIPLHQVAWRVNLMSAFFQALASVAVFLTLIALTGNLPASLTGALALSFSRIYWHYAEVAEVFPLNNFFSALLILILVLFRKEVSTWPKKGKPPRGAPPKKSGESEGRSPYALFYGAAFLYGLSFTNHHTMVLMAPAVIYYIASIWRGAGLTARKLVIAVALFAVAFVPYAYLPLAARGRPVINWDDPVTLSGFMNLLLRKDYGTLSLLPKESKDYRPTPRIMQIPVYVKSLARDFAFAGFLLGCLGLWALRKERDLFIFLLCAFFFTGFFFVLVANMPLSSAILRGVLERFYMMSEVVFALFIGFGACHALARVNSRPGGAPWAAPVLVIITVVPLFALNRGEADFRKNLVTLHFGRDLLAGVKEGGVLFCKGDVADMATDYVQLVEGARGDVKVFHQEKMTYAWYCAQMKERHPEVIIPGERYEGVKVKNIDLIRENKDRFPLYFYGVKEQSYEKEYRELPSGLSITMAPREEPPAMDALIRENEALMERFQQNLKGPAYPEHSFERQVLQAYGCPYFHIAFLYEQAQDYAKAREFYEKAIQMAPLYEPPYKNLGLLCLNKQNDREKAKECFRQYLRLKPEDPEREAIMKVITE; translated from the coding sequence ATGTTCCCAAAAAGAGCGATCATCTGGGCCCTGGGGCTCTTTCTCGTGCTGTTTTCCCTCTATGCCTTCTTTCTCTGCCCCACGGTAGCCGCCGGCGACAGCGCCGAGCTTGCCACGGCGGCATACACCCTCGGCGTGGCCCACCCGCCCGGCTACCCTCTCTTCACCATGCTGGGGAAGCTCTTCACCTTCATCCCCCTCCACCAGGTGGCCTGGCGCGTCAATCTCATGTCGGCCTTTTTCCAGGCCCTCGCCTCCGTGGCCGTCTTTCTGACACTCATTGCCCTCACCGGGAACCTCCCCGCCTCCCTTACGGGGGCTCTCGCCCTTTCATTCTCCCGGATATACTGGCACTATGCCGAGGTGGCCGAGGTCTTCCCCCTCAACAACTTCTTCTCGGCCCTGCTTATCCTCATACTTGTGCTCTTCCGAAAAGAGGTGAGCACCTGGCCTAAAAAAGGGAAGCCCCCAAGGGGAGCGCCGCCGAAGAAAAGCGGTGAAAGTGAGGGGAGGAGCCCCTATGCTCTTTTCTATGGAGCGGCTTTCCTCTATGGCCTCTCTTTCACCAACCACCACACCATGGTGCTCATGGCGCCCGCGGTCATTTATTACATAGCGTCCATCTGGCGAGGCGCGGGCCTCACGGCGCGGAAGCTCGTCATCGCCGTCGCCCTTTTTGCCGTGGCTTTCGTCCCCTATGCCTACCTTCCCCTCGCCGCCAGAGGGCGGCCTGTCATCAACTGGGACGATCCCGTGACGCTCTCGGGCTTCATGAACCTGCTGCTGCGCAAGGATTACGGCACTCTCTCGCTCCTTCCGAAGGAGTCCAAGGACTACCGCCCCACGCCGCGGATCATGCAGATCCCCGTGTATGTGAAGTCCCTGGCCCGGGATTTCGCCTTCGCGGGATTTCTTCTCGGGTGCCTGGGCCTCTGGGCTCTCAGGAAGGAAAGGGACCTTTTCATCTTCCTGCTCTGTGCCTTCTTCTTTACCGGTTTCTTCTTCGTGCTCGTGGCAAATATGCCGCTCAGCAGTGCTATTTTAAGGGGAGTCCTCGAGCGCTTTTACATGATGAGCGAGGTGGTTTTTGCCCTCTTTATCGGCTTCGGGGCCTGCCATGCCCTGGCCCGGGTGAATTCCCGCCCCGGGGGAGCGCCATGGGCAGCGCCGGTCCTCGTCATCATCACGGTGGTGCCCCTTTTTGCCCTCAATAGGGGCGAAGCTGACTTCAGGAAGAATCTCGTGACCCTCCACTTCGGCAGAGACCTGCTCGCAGGAGTAAAAGAGGGGGGCGTCCTCTTCTGTAAGGGCGACGTGGCCGACATGGCCACCGACTATGTGCAGCTCGTCGAGGGCGCCAGGGGAGACGTGAAGGTCTTCCACCAGGAAAAGATGACTTATGCCTGGTACTGCGCCCAGATGAAGGAGCGGCACCCTGAAGTCATCATCCCGGGCGAGCGCTACGAAGGCGTAAAAGTAAAAAACATCGACCTCATAAGGGAAAACAAAGACAGGTTTCCCCTGTACTTTTACGGCGTCAAGGAACAGAGCTACGAGAAGGAATACCGCGAGCTCCCCTCGGGCCTCTCCATCACCATGGCCCCCCGGGAAGAGCCGCCTGCCATGGACGCCCTTATCAGGGAAAACGAGGCGCTCATGGAAAGATTCCAGCAGAACCTCAAGGGGCCGGCGTATCCTGAGCACTCCTTTGAGCGCCAGGTCCTGCAGGCTTACGGCTGCCCTTATTTCCACATTGCCTTCCTCTACGAGCAGGCACAGGACTATGCCAAGGCCCGGGAGTTCTATGAAAAGGCCATCCAGATGGCGCCCCTCTATGAGCCCCCCTATAAAAACCTGGGCCTTCTCTGCCTCAACAAGCAGAACGACAGGGAAAAGGCGAAAGAGTGCTTCAGGCAGTACCTCAGGCTCAAACCGGAGGACCCCGAGAGGGAGGCGATAATGAAAGTGATCACAGAATAA
- a CDS encoding AbrB/MazE/SpoVT family DNA-binding domain-containing protein, whose protein sequence is MGGEGENKAKEVRCIECRIPMMSALIEHEGIAFEGCRCPQCGHTVLTLDQLRQHNRLRDMRRLLPEKRKIVKIGNSLGITLPGFLKEYGLQAGREVELEVIDAVTLQVRFCPSPGSRE, encoded by the coding sequence ATGGGCGGTGAAGGGGAGAACAAGGCAAAGGAAGTAAGATGCATTGAATGCAGGATTCCCATGATGAGCGCCCTTATAGAGCACGAAGGAATCGCCTTTGAAGGCTGCCGCTGTCCGCAATGCGGCCATACGGTCCTCACCTTGGATCAGCTCAGGCAGCACAACCGGCTGAGGGACATGAGGCGCCTCCTGCCTGAAAAGAGGAAAATCGTAAAGATCGGGAATTCCCTCGGCATCACTCTGCCCGGCTTCCTCAAGGAATATGGACTGCAGGCAGGAAGAGAAGTGGAGCTTGAAGTCATTGATGCGGTTACCCTGCAGGTAAGGTTTTGCCCCTCTCCGGGCTCCCGGGAGTAA
- a CDS encoding PilZ domain-containing protein, giving the protein MNDMFVSPQSESAMNYDDRRAFQRRDIRVNKVFSAEVDLKGELHKMKLYVADVSEGGFKITSDFPFERNVPFKGTLMFQEPFHFTAEISWVKDIGGGMMAQGIRFLEMDEHNRTILTNFIDYYTSREKSKVYRLNKIIPMRIQYGTVNPEPFYVLTIEISLMGMRIVHEERLPETEKINFKIYLDPHSKALEVTAMVHSQKEEGDLGQSFVISLDFVEMDAESKEFLTTFIDNAISGLISKKVSRPVVMFDEDS; this is encoded by the coding sequence ATGAACGATATGTTTGTCTCGCCTCAGAGCGAGAGCGCGATGAATTACGACGACCGCAGAGCGTTCCAGCGCAGGGATATCCGCGTCAATAAGGTGTTCTCCGCCGAGGTGGATCTCAAGGGCGAGCTCCACAAGATGAAGCTCTACGTGGCCGATGTGAGCGAAGGCGGCTTCAAGATCACCTCAGACTTCCCCTTTGAGCGGAACGTCCCCTTCAAAGGCACCTTGATGTTCCAGGAGCCTTTCCACTTCACGGCCGAGATCAGCTGGGTGAAGGATATCGGCGGCGGCATGATGGCCCAGGGTATCCGCTTCCTCGAAATGGACGAGCACAACAGGACAATCCTGACAAACTTCATCGACTATTACACGTCGCGCGAGAAGAGCAAGGTCTACCGCCTCAACAAGATTATCCCCATGCGCATCCAGTACGGCACGGTGAACCCCGAGCCTTTTTATGTGCTCACCATTGAGATAAGCCTTATGGGGATGCGGATCGTCCATGAGGAGCGCCTCCCGGAAACAGAGAAAATCAACTTCAAGATATACCTGGATCCCCACTCCAAGGCCCTTGAGGTCACGGCGATGGTGCACTCGCAGAAAGAGGAGGGCGACCTGGGGCAGAGCTTCGTGATCTCCCTTGATTTCGTCGAGATGGATGCCGAGTCCAAGGAGTTCCTCACCACCTTTATCGACAATGCCATCTCGGGCCTTATCTCAAAGAAGGTGAGCCGCCCCGTCGTGATGTTTGACGAGGATTCTTAA
- a CDS encoding methionyl-tRNA formyltransferase, which yields MRKKVLLFAMTGFGNSALKALAESASCEVAALFTSRRAESPFPYYDCPPLREEASRRAIPVYEGVDLRSEKGLGLASSFSPHLIIVASYNRIVPREVIQIPSRGVVNIHPSLLPRYRGATPTFWALARGEEHTGVTAHFIEDEHVDRGRIILQRSLAILPGDTEGSLRERLASLSEEVVKGVLEAVFTRKREEFPLQDEAQATSFPKRTEQDGELCLEWPFRDIRNRIRASTPYPGPYVVLEGKKYHVKGAALLSGEEVLPEGGECFVAPGRDGRILFTPGEPLDQREKTAKEQKDG from the coding sequence ATGAGAAAAAAAGTGCTTCTCTTCGCAATGACGGGATTCGGCAACAGCGCCCTTAAAGCCCTGGCCGAAAGCGCTTCATGCGAGGTGGCGGCCCTCTTTACCAGCAGGAGGGCTGAGAGCCCCTTCCCTTACTATGACTGTCCCCCTCTCCGGGAAGAAGCCTCCCGGCGGGCAATCCCTGTCTATGAAGGCGTGGACCTCAGAAGCGAAAAAGGCCTGGGCCTTGCGTCTTCCTTTTCGCCCCACCTCATCATCGTGGCATCATATAACAGGATAGTGCCCAGAGAGGTGATACAGATTCCCTCCCGGGGCGTGGTGAACATCCACCCGTCGCTTCTTCCCCGCTACCGCGGCGCCACGCCAACCTTCTGGGCCCTGGCTCGCGGCGAGGAGCACACAGGGGTGACGGCCCATTTTATTGAAGATGAGCATGTGGACCGCGGGAGAATAATCCTCCAGAGATCCCTGGCCATTCTCCCCGGTGATACTGAAGGAAGCCTCAGGGAAAGGCTTGCCTCCCTCTCTGAGGAAGTGGTGAAGGGAGTCCTCGAGGCGGTGTTCACCAGAAAAAGAGAGGAGTTTCCGCTCCAGGACGAGGCGCAGGCCACGTCATTTCCCAAGAGGACGGAACAGGACGGCGAGCTTTGCCTGGAATGGCCTTTCAGGGACATCCGGAACCGCATCAGGGCTTCCACTCCCTATCCCGGCCCTTACGTGGTCCTGGAAGGAAAAAAATATCATGTGAAAGGGGCGGCCCTCCTGTCGGGCGAAGAGGTGCTCCCTGAAGGCGGGGAGTGCTTCGTGGCCCCCGGGAGGGACGGCAGGATCCTTTTCACCCCCGGGGAACCTCTGGATCAAAGAGAGAAGACGGCAAAGGAACAAAAAGATGGCTGA
- the ssnA gene encoding putative aminohydrolase SsnA: MEDLLVGNGTVVTMKSPQELIENGAVLIKGTIIEECGPMADLKARHPGARFIDAGGRLIMPGMTNTHMHLYSTFARGMALKDASPSTFVEILERLWWRLDKTLTIEDIYYSALVPLIDCIKKGTTTIIDHHASPHAIDGSLDELEKALRETGIRGSLCYELSDRDGMEIRDRGIAENVRFVKKCASAGNPMVTGMFGIHAAFTVSDETLKKAREAEAPLGCGFHVHTAEDKADVDYNVKHHGLRVVERFKKHGILGPKSLCIHCVHINEHEMDLLKETDTASVHNPQSNMGNAVGCAPVLEMLKKGILMGMGTDGYTCDMFEAFKVANLLHKIIKGDPRVAWEEPVKMSFQNNQAILSRYFPRPLGVIEKGAFADIILVDYQPPTPLTAANIFGHILFGISSGSVHTTIINGKIVMEGRKLLHIDEELIAARSRELAAKLWERF, from the coding sequence ATGGAAGATCTGCTTGTCGGCAACGGCACCGTTGTCACCATGAAATCCCCCCAGGAACTCATTGAAAACGGGGCGGTGCTCATCAAGGGAACCATCATCGAGGAATGCGGTCCCATGGCGGACCTCAAGGCCCGCCACCCGGGAGCACGGTTCATTGACGCCGGCGGCAGGCTTATCATGCCCGGCATGACCAACACCCACATGCACCTTTACAGCACCTTCGCGAGGGGAATGGCCCTCAAGGATGCCTCGCCCTCCACCTTTGTGGAAATACTCGAGCGCCTCTGGTGGCGCCTGGACAAGACCCTCACCATCGAGGACATATACTACAGCGCCCTTGTGCCCCTCATAGACTGCATAAAAAAGGGCACCACCACCATTATAGACCATCATGCGAGCCCCCATGCCATAGACGGCTCACTGGACGAGCTTGAAAAAGCCCTCCGCGAGACGGGCATCCGCGGGTCCCTCTGCTATGAGCTCTCGGACAGGGACGGTATGGAAATCCGCGACAGGGGCATTGCCGAAAACGTGCGCTTTGTCAAGAAATGCGCCTCTGCCGGCAATCCCATGGTCACGGGCATGTTCGGCATCCATGCCGCCTTTACCGTTTCCGACGAGACCCTCAAGAAAGCCCGCGAGGCCGAGGCGCCCCTCGGATGCGGCTTCCATGTCCACACGGCAGAGGACAAGGCTGACGTCGATTACAATGTGAAGCACCATGGGCTCCGCGTCGTGGAGCGCTTTAAAAAGCACGGTATCCTGGGCCCGAAGAGCCTCTGCATTCACTGTGTCCATATCAATGAGCATGAAATGGACCTCCTCAAAGAGACGGACACGGCATCGGTCCACAACCCCCAGTCCAACATGGGGAACGCCGTGGGCTGCGCACCCGTCCTGGAAATGCTGAAAAAGGGCATCCTTATGGGGATGGGCACCGACGGCTATACATGCGACATGTTCGAGGCATTCAAGGTCGCCAATCTGCTCCACAAAATCATCAAGGGCGACCCCCGGGTCGCCTGGGAAGAGCCGGTGAAAATGAGCTTCCAGAATAATCAGGCCATTCTTTCCAGGTATTTCCCGCGTCCTCTCGGCGTTATTGAGAAGGGAGCTTTTGCCGACATCATTCTCGTAGACTACCAGCCACCCACGCCCCTCACCGCAGCGAATATCTTCGGCCATATCCTTTTTGGAATAAGCTCCGGTTCCGTTCACACGACGATTATCAATGGAAAGATAGTGATGGAGGGGAGAAAGCTCCTCCATATCGATGAAGAGCTCATTGCCGCAAGGTCAAGAGAGCTTGCGGCAAAGCTCTGGGAGCGATTCTGA